The Sphingobium sp. BYY-5 genome contains a region encoding:
- a CDS encoding MmcB family DNA repair protein, whose product MSTAPDDVCSPLTDGTALAVARGTLRLFFRHDMSGMLEVPLPNGRRADIMAIDSAGRLTIVEIKCSRADLLGDMKWPDYFDYCDRFFWAVPSGFDLSPFESEALWPTRTGLIVADQYDAELVRPAPVEPLAAARRKAETLRFARRAARRLTALADPDHAAELGW is encoded by the coding sequence ATGAGTACCGCCCCCGACGACGTCTGTTCCCCCCTGACTGATGGCACCGCGCTCGCGGTGGCGCGGGGAACGCTGCGCCTCTTTTTCCGCCATGACATGAGCGGCATGTTGGAAGTGCCGCTGCCCAATGGCCGGCGCGCCGATATCATGGCGATCGACAGTGCCGGACGGCTTACCATCGTCGAGATCAAGTGTAGCCGCGCGGATTTGTTGGGCGACATGAAATGGCCCGACTATTTCGACTATTGCGACCGCTTCTTCTGGGCGGTGCCGTCGGGGTTCGATCTCAGCCCGTTCGAGAGCGAGGCATTGTGGCCGACGCGCACGGGGTTGATCGTTGCCGACCAATATGACGCCGAACTGGTCCGCCCCGCGCCGGTCGAGCCGCTGGCGGCCGCACGTCGCAAGGCGGAGACGCTGCGCTTTGCCCGCCGCGCCGCCCGGCGGCTGACCGCGCTGGCGGACCCAGATCATGCGGCGGAATTGGGGTGGTAG
- a CDS encoding SCO family protein, whose product MAGDAMNKAVSTFALPVLALLAACNMGAGGNASSGESEQGELAGARIGAPFTLTNQDGKPTHWDDFRGQYRLVYFGYTYCPDVCPVDLQRIMQAFARFEKEKPALAAKVQPMLISVDPERDTPAVLKNYVAAFHPRLIGLTGTKEQIARVAKDFVVIYNPEKGPEKTGGASDYLVSHSRTPYLFDPDGKPMALVPVDDPGTPDVDEGAPDKVLAFLEKWIQ is encoded by the coding sequence ATGGCTGGCGATGCCATGAACAAAGCCGTTTCCACCTTCGCCCTACCCGTGCTCGCTCTGCTTGCTGCCTGCAATATGGGTGCTGGCGGCAATGCATCAAGCGGGGAAAGCGAACAGGGCGAACTGGCCGGCGCACGGATCGGCGCGCCCTTCACCCTGACCAACCAGGATGGCAAGCCGACGCATTGGGACGATTTCAGGGGGCAGTATCGCCTCGTCTATTTCGGCTACACCTATTGCCCCGACGTTTGCCCGGTCGACCTGCAACGGATCATGCAGGCCTTTGCCCGTTTCGAGAAGGAAAAGCCCGCTTTGGCCGCCAAGGTGCAGCCGATGCTCATCAGCGTCGATCCCGAGCGCGACACGCCGGCGGTGCTTAAAAATTATGTTGCAGCCTTCCACCCGCGGCTCATCGGCCTGACCGGCACGAAGGAGCAGATCGCCAGGGTCGCCAAGGATTTCGTGGTGATCTACAATCCGGAAAAAGGGCCGGAAAAGACTGGTGGCGCGAGCGACTATCTGGTCAGCCACAGCCGCACGCCCTATCTATTCGATCCGGACGGCAAGCCGATGGCGCTGGTGCCGGTGGACGATCCGGGTACGCCGGATGTGGACGAAGGCGCGCCCGACAAGGTGCTCGCCTTCCTTGAAAAATGGATCCAGTGA
- a CDS encoding cell wall hydrolase — MSFRLKAAILAAFVLSTAAAVTASDMSIAGESITSIASLPQTAQVGAQPAVVFAAPREVAQPLASAPKADNSFSTDSDYQANSLAALVDAQGEPEKLDGDMKCLAGAVYFESKGESLEGQLAVARVVINRVKSGRFANSLCGVVYQPSQFSFVRRHSMPPIPENSDSWREAVAIAQIAMDDSWDSRAEGALFFHARRVSPAWGKTKLASIDNHIFYR; from the coding sequence ATGAGTTTTCGTTTGAAAGCTGCGATCCTCGCAGCCTTTGTTTTGTCCACCGCCGCTGCGGTGACTGCTTCCGATATGTCGATCGCCGGTGAATCCATCACCTCGATTGCTTCCCTGCCCCAGACGGCCCAGGTCGGCGCACAGCCCGCCGTCGTCTTTGCCGCGCCGCGCGAAGTCGCGCAGCCGCTGGCTTCGGCTCCGAAGGCCGATAACAGCTTTTCCACCGATTCCGATTATCAGGCGAACAGCCTCGCTGCTCTGGTCGACGCCCAAGGCGAACCCGAAAAGCTGGATGGCGACATGAAGTGCCTGGCCGGAGCGGTCTATTTCGAATCCAAGGGCGAAAGCCTGGAAGGCCAGTTGGCCGTCGCGCGTGTCGTCATCAACCGCGTCAAGTCGGGCCGCTTCGCCAACAGCCTGTGCGGCGTCGTCTACCAGCCGAGCCAGTTCAGTTTCGTGCGCCGCCATTCGATGCCGCCGATCCCTGAGAACAGCGATAGCTGGCGGGAGGCGGTCGCTATCGCCCAGATCGCCATGGACGATAGCTGGGACAGCCGGGCCGAAGGCGCGCTCTTCTTCCACGCCCGTCGCGTGTCGCCGGCCTGGGGCAAGACCAAGTTAGCGTCGATCGACAATCATATCTTCTATCGCTGA
- a CDS encoding PTS sugar transporter subunit IIA translates to MVNFNDIVSPEALATGLAANGKKALFQKIAALAACAYDLDADEAGDALFERERLGSTGFGGGVAIPHAKIPGLDKMCGVVVLLDPAVSFDAVDEAPVDIVFALLSPVDSGAEHLKTLARVSRYLRDENNVARLRGAKSTEALHALLAGGGARDAA, encoded by the coding sequence ATGGTTAACTTCAACGACATCGTTTCGCCCGAAGCGCTCGCGACGGGGCTGGCAGCGAACGGCAAAAAGGCGCTGTTCCAGAAGATCGCCGCGTTGGCCGCCTGCGCCTATGATCTGGACGCCGACGAAGCGGGTGATGCGCTGTTCGAACGTGAGCGGCTGGGGTCGACCGGTTTCGGCGGCGGCGTCGCCATTCCCCATGCGAAGATCCCCGGCCTCGACAAAATGTGCGGCGTGGTCGTGCTGCTGGATCCGGCGGTGTCGTTCGACGCCGTGGATGAGGCGCCGGTCGATATCGTCTTTGCCCTGCTGTCACCGGTTGATAGCGGCGCGGAGCATCTCAAGACCCTGGCGCGCGTGTCGCGCTATCTGCGCGACGAAAATAATGTCGCACGACTGCGCGGCGCCAAATCGACCGAGGCGCTGCACGCGCTGCTGGCGGGCGGCGGGGCGCGTGACGCTGCCTGA
- the aroE gene encoding shikimate dehydrogenase, which translates to MTDSLPYAEVIGDPIAHSKSPLIHNFWLNALDIEAEYRKTHVTPDGLAAYFLARRADPDWLGCNVTLPHKIAVMDYTDDPGGVRERIGAMNTIASETGGPLIGTNTDAGGFLQPLLRDKWKGRRAVLIGTGGAARAILFALASLDVPDITIMARDQSKGQALLDHGGIKGRVIGMGDALPAADLLVNSTSLGMAGQPPLELDLAPLPDGATVYDIVYAPLETALLGAARARGLKTLDGLEMLIGQAALAFDIFFDAQAPRELDEELRALLLAAD; encoded by the coding sequence ATGACCGACAGCCTCCCCTATGCTGAAGTGATCGGCGATCCGATCGCACATAGCAAATCGCCGCTAATCCATAATTTCTGGCTCAACGCGCTGGATATCGAGGCGGAATATCGCAAGACCCATGTGACGCCCGACGGACTGGCGGCCTATTTTCTCGCACGCCGGGCCGATCCCGACTGGCTGGGTTGCAACGTGACCCTGCCTCACAAGATCGCGGTGATGGATTATACCGATGATCCGGGCGGCGTGCGTGAACGCATCGGGGCGATGAACACCATCGCCAGCGAGACGGGCGGGCCGCTGATCGGCACCAATACCGATGCGGGCGGATTCCTGCAGCCGCTGCTGCGCGACAAGTGGAAGGGGCGGCGCGCGGTGCTGATCGGCACGGGCGGCGCGGCGCGGGCGATCCTGTTCGCGCTCGCCAGCCTGGATGTGCCCGACATCACGATCATGGCGCGCGATCAGTCCAAGGGACAGGCGCTGCTCGACCATGGCGGGATCAAGGGCCGGGTGATCGGCATGGGCGATGCGCTGCCCGCCGCCGACCTGCTGGTCAATTCGACATCGCTTGGCATGGCTGGCCAGCCGCCGCTGGAACTGGATCTTGCCCCCCTGCCCGATGGCGCAACCGTCTATGATATCGTCTATGCGCCGCTGGAGACCGCCTTGCTCGGCGCGGCGCGGGCGCGGGGCCTCAAGACGCTCGATGGCCTGGAAATGCTGATCGGGCAGGCGGCGCTCGCCTTCGACATCTTCTTCGATGCGCAGGCGCCGCGCGAACTGGACGAGGAACTGCGCGCGCTGCTGCTCGCGGCCGACTGA
- the coaE gene encoding dephospho-CoA kinase (Dephospho-CoA kinase (CoaE) performs the final step in coenzyme A biosynthesis.): protein MKIYGLTGSIGMGKSAVAAMFRREGVPVFDADAQVHRLQGPAGKLLPAIEARFPGTTGPEGVDRAKLGAAVFGQPQARKALEAIVHPAVREERRAFLRRHRSRDFVILDIPLLFETGGQKRLAGVIVVTAPAWKQRKRVLARPGMTATKFRQIVNLQTPDAEKRRRADYIIHTGTTFAATRAQVRRLVACLGAKTGR, encoded by the coding sequence ATGAAGATCTACGGCCTCACCGGCTCGATCGGCATGGGCAAGTCGGCGGTCGCGGCCATGTTTCGTCGTGAGGGCGTGCCTGTGTTCGACGCGGACGCGCAGGTGCATCGGTTGCAGGGGCCGGCGGGTAAGCTGCTCCCGGCGATCGAGGCACGCTTTCCCGGCACGACCGGGCCGGAAGGCGTCGACCGGGCGAAGCTGGGCGCGGCGGTGTTCGGCCAGCCGCAGGCGCGCAAGGCGCTGGAGGCGATCGTTCATCCCGCCGTGCGGGAGGAACGCCGCGCCTTCCTGCGCCGACACCGATCGCGCGATTTCGTGATCCTCGACATTCCGCTGTTGTTCGAGACGGGCGGGCAGAAGAGGCTGGCGGGCGTGATCGTCGTTACGGCCCCGGCCTGGAAGCAGCGCAAGCGCGTTCTGGCGCGGCCGGGTATGACGGCGACAAAATTCCGCCAAATCGTCAATCTGCAAACGCCGGATGCTGAAAAGCGTCGTCGGGCGGACTATATCATCCATACGGGTACGACATTTGCCGCAACCCGCGCACAGGTCAGGCGTCTGGTCGCTTGCCTTGGCGCGAAGACAGGCAGATAA
- the raiA gene encoding ribosome-associated translation inhibitor RaiA gives MDIRVSGHQVETGDALKQHVIDRLEAMAEKYFSRTISAQVTFRKAPHGAFHCDIVSHVMTGLILKGAGEAQEAHPAFDQAAERIEKQLRRYLRRLKDRSSQAAAAEAQRANGYSVDQIDGAGYTIFAALDEEEEAADAPLIVAETKVDIPQASVSDAVMMLDLRNTNALLFVNAGTSAYNMVYRRHDGTIGWVEPNA, from the coding sequence ATGGATATTCGTGTTTCCGGGCATCAGGTCGAGACGGGTGACGCGCTCAAGCAGCATGTCATCGACCGGTTGGAAGCGATGGCCGAGAAATATTTCTCCCGCACGATTTCCGCCCAGGTGACTTTTCGCAAAGCGCCGCATGGAGCCTTTCACTGCGACATTGTCAGCCATGTCATGACTGGCCTGATCCTCAAGGGTGCGGGTGAGGCACAGGAAGCCCATCCCGCCTTCGACCAGGCCGCCGAACGTATCGAAAAGCAACTCAGACGGTATCTGCGACGTCTGAAAGATCGCAGCAGCCAGGCCGCCGCGGCGGAGGCGCAGAGGGCCAATGGCTATAGCGTCGATCAGATCGACGGCGCCGGCTACACCATCTTCGCAGCCCTTGATGAGGAGGAGGAAGCCGCCGACGCACCGCTCATCGTTGCGGAGACCAAGGTCGACATCCCCCAGGCCAGCGTGTCCGACGCGGTAATGATGCTGGACCTGCGCAACACCAATGCGCTGCTGTTCGTCAATGCCGGAACATCGGCCTATAACATGGTCTATCGCCGTCATGATGGCACGATCGGTTGGGTGGAACCAAATGCCTGA
- a CDS encoding YcgN family cysteine cluster protein codes for MDPVTNFWEKPLDKLDRAEWEALCDGCGKCCLHKAEDEDTGRIYPTNVACRLLDRQSGQCSNYKDRRRFVPDCVRLTPTKVKQISWLPRTCAYRLRGEGLPLPQWHYLVCGDREAVHRAGESVRGWTVAEADAGDWENHLVDREL; via the coding sequence ATGGATCCAGTGACGAACTTCTGGGAAAAGCCCCTCGACAAGCTCGACCGCGCCGAATGGGAAGCGCTGTGCGACGGCTGCGGCAAATGCTGCCTGCACAAGGCCGAGGATGAGGATACGGGGCGCATCTATCCGACCAATGTCGCTTGCCGCCTGCTCGACCGGCAGAGTGGGCAATGCAGCAACTATAAGGATCGGCGCAGGTTCGTGCCCGATTGCGTGCGTCTGACCCCGACCAAGGTGAAGCAGATAAGCTGGCTGCCCCGCACCTGCGCCTATCGCCTGCGGGGCGAAGGGCTGCCGCTGCCGCAATGGCATTATCTGGTCTGCGGCGACCGGGAAGCGGTGCATCGCGCCGGGGAGTCGGTGCGCGGCTGGACGGTGGCGGAGGCGGACGCCGGCGACTGGGAGAATCATCTTGTCGACCGAGAACTCTGA
- a CDS encoding SprT family zinc-dependent metalloprotease — protein MSTENSDAAILIDGVAMPVRVRRSARARAYRLTIDSARGELRLSLPARANLKKALGWAQDHEGWVRTQMAKQPGLTRLEHGAVFPLEGREVEIHWMEGATRTIRLDGDRLLLGGAAESIGARVQRWLIARARAVLETESQELARDHGLIVASVGVGDPRSRWGSCASSGAIRYSWRLILCPPEVRRATVAHELAHLLHMDHSPAFHAAHARIYGADPRPARAWLRAHGAGLHRFTS, from the coding sequence TTGTCGACCGAGAACTCTGACGCCGCGATCCTGATAGACGGCGTGGCGATGCCGGTCCGGGTGCGTCGTTCGGCGCGGGCGCGGGCCTATCGGCTGACGATCGACAGCGCGCGGGGGGAACTGCGGCTATCGCTGCCGGCGCGGGCGAACCTCAAAAAGGCGCTCGGCTGGGCGCAGGATCATGAGGGGTGGGTCCGCACGCAGATGGCGAAGCAGCCCGGTCTTACCCGGCTGGAGCATGGCGCAGTCTTTCCACTGGAAGGGCGCGAGGTCGAAATCCACTGGATGGAGGGCGCGACCCGCACCATCCGGCTCGACGGCGACCGGCTGCTGCTGGGCGGTGCTGCGGAATCGATAGGCGCACGGGTGCAGCGCTGGCTCATTGCCCGCGCCAGGGCGGTGCTGGAAACCGAAAGCCAGGAACTGGCGCGCGACCATGGGCTGATCGTTGCCTCGGTCGGCGTGGGTGATCCGCGCAGCCGTTGGGGTAGTTGCGCTTCATCGGGCGCGATCCGTTATAGCTGGCGGCTGATCCTCTGCCCGCCCGAAGTGCGCCGCGCGACCGTGGCGCATGAACTGGCGCATCTGCTGCATATGGACCATAGCCCGGCCTTTCATGCCGCCCATGCGCGGATTTACGGCGCCGATCCCCGGCCGGCGCGGGCGTGGCTGCGCGCGCATGGAGCAGGGCTGCATCGCTTCACGAGTTAG
- a CDS encoding PaaI family thioesterase has product MTLPEAPSGEAAHFRALEQLYGSAPINRLFRSELTIPEAGRSVIDFDVDESQFHAAGAVHGTVYFKMLDDAAFYAANSLVSDRFLLTTAFNLLFTRPIGPGRIRAEGRWISGKRRVYVAEASLIDSSGEEVGRGTGTFMRSQFPLSSLPGYGG; this is encoded by the coding sequence GTGACGCTGCCTGAAGCGCCGAGCGGCGAAGCGGCGCATTTTCGCGCTTTGGAGCAGCTTTACGGTTCCGCGCCGATCAACCGGCTGTTCCGGTCGGAACTGACCATCCCCGAAGCCGGCCGGTCGGTCATCGATTTCGATGTCGACGAAAGCCAGTTCCATGCTGCCGGCGCGGTCCATGGCACCGTCTATTTCAAGATGCTAGACGATGCGGCCTTCTACGCCGCCAATAGCCTGGTCAGCGACCGTTTCCTGCTGACCACCGCCTTTAACCTGCTCTTCACCCGGCCGATCGGGCCAGGGCGGATTCGCGCCGAGGGACGCTGGATCAGCGGCAAGCGCCGCGTCTATGTGGCCGAAGCGAGCCTGATCGATTCGAGCGGCGAGGAAGTGGGTCGGGGCACCGGCACCTTCATGCGGTCGCAATTCCCGCTATCATCGCTGCCGGGATATGGTGGCTGA
- the dnaQ gene encoding DNA polymerase III subunit epsilon: MREVIFDTETTGFDPASGDRLVEIGCIELINRVPSGRTFHAYYNPERDMPAAAFAVHGLSSDFLRDKPLFSSGALELLAFIEDSPLVAHNARFDFGFLNHELKRCGQPEVGMDRMIDTVAIARQLHPGAKHSLDALCTRYGIDRSHRVKHGALLDAELLAQLYIELTGGRQIGLGLAQEEAKAIARAERTETVMVRPVRPARVFTASAEELERHAAFVATLDKPLWLEEA; this comes from the coding sequence ATGCGCGAGGTCATTTTCGATACCGAAACGACGGGCTTCGATCCCGCATCCGGCGACCGCCTGGTCGAAATCGGTTGTATCGAACTCATCAACCGCGTGCCGAGCGGCCGCACATTCCACGCTTATTACAATCCCGAACGCGACATGCCGGCTGCTGCCTTTGCAGTGCATGGGCTGTCGAGCGATTTCCTGCGTGACAAGCCGCTCTTTTCGAGCGGCGCGTTGGAACTGCTCGCCTTTATCGAGGACAGCCCGCTGGTGGCGCATAATGCGCGTTTCGACTTCGGATTCCTGAATCATGAACTGAAGCGGTGCGGCCAGCCCGAAGTGGGGATGGACCGGATGATCGACACCGTCGCCATTGCCCGCCAGCTCCATCCCGGCGCGAAGCATAGTCTGGATGCGCTCTGCACCCGTTACGGCATCGATCGCAGCCATCGCGTCAAGCATGGCGCGCTGCTCGACGCCGAACTGCTGGCGCAGCTCTATATCGAACTGACCGGCGGCCGTCAGATCGGCCTTGGTCTTGCACAGGAGGAAGCGAAAGCGATTGCCAGGGCGGAACGGACGGAAACCGTCATGGTTCGCCCTGTTCGTCCCGCGCGCGTCTTTACCGCGAGCGCGGAGGAGCTGGAACGGCATGCAGCGTTTGTCGCGACGCTGGACAAGCCGCTCTGGCTGGAGGAGGCATAG
- a CDS encoding DUF1491 family protein has protein sequence MVAEGPDARLTSAMLIGALRRRVAAAGGFATVLAKGDEISGVILVQTLEKGQETGLFERVPNLAGGYALMRCGPSPAEGAEAFAQYMVRRRRADPDLWLIELDVPEAERFAAETIC, from the coding sequence ATGGTGGCTGAAGGGCCGGACGCCCGCCTGACCAGCGCCATGTTGATCGGCGCGCTGCGACGCCGTGTCGCGGCGGCGGGCGGCTTTGCCACGGTGCTGGCCAAGGGCGATGAGATCAGCGGTGTCATCCTGGTACAAACACTTGAAAAAGGTCAGGAAACGGGCCTGTTTGAACGTGTGCCGAACCTTGCGGGCGGCTATGCGTTGATGCGTTGCGGCCCCTCCCCCGCAGAGGGAGCGGAGGCGTTTGCGCAATATATGGTACGCCGGCGCAGGGCGGACCCCGATCTGTGGTTGATCGAACTTGATGTCCCGGAAGCGGAACGCTTCGCCGCTGAAACAATCTGCTGA
- a CDS encoding ankyrin repeat domain-containing protein yields MKTKFLSAFLGSMALALLVPGPAQAQFSDNYNFLKAVKDKDGEKVTDLLQKPGSTVVNSRDVSTGENALHIIVARRDATWLTFLLAKGANPNLADNDGNTPLMDAVQGRFEEGVRSLLSYNAQVDKANGSGETPLIRAVQLRDVSIVRLLVAQGANPDKRDTIAGMSARDYAQRDNRTPGLTEALDAAKTAAKPAGPVQGPVF; encoded by the coding sequence ATGAAGACCAAGTTCCTTTCCGCTTTCCTGGGTTCGATGGCGCTGGCGCTGCTGGTTCCCGGACCGGCCCAGGCGCAATTTTCGGACAATTACAACTTTCTGAAAGCGGTGAAGGACAAGGACGGGGAGAAAGTCACCGACCTTCTCCAGAAGCCCGGCTCAACGGTCGTCAACAGCCGTGATGTCTCCACCGGCGAAAATGCGCTGCACATCATCGTCGCCCGGCGCGACGCGACCTGGCTCACCTTCCTGCTCGCCAAGGGTGCCAATCCCAACCTCGCCGACAATGACGGCAACACGCCGTTGATGGATGCGGTGCAGGGCCGGTTCGAGGAAGGGGTGCGCAGCCTGCTCAGCTATAATGCCCAGGTCGACAAGGCCAATGGCAGCGGCGAAACCCCGTTGATCCGCGCGGTGCAGTTGCGAGATGTCAGCATCGTCCGCCTGCTCGTGGCGCAGGGCGCCAATCCCGACAAGCGCGACACCATCGCCGGCATGTCCGCGCGCGACTATGCGCAACGTGACAACCGCACGCCCGGCCTCACCGAAGCGCTGGATGCCGCCAAGACCGCGGCCAAGCCGGCAGGGCCGGTACAGGGACCGGTGTTCTAG